The Nocardia vinacea genome contains the following window.
AGTGATCCAGGTGGTGATGTCGGCGTGCACGACCTCGAGGCCGTGCTTGTCGTAAATGGCGACCGGGACGACGAGCTCTTGCCCTTCGGTGATCCGGGTGAAGTCGGGCACCTCGGCCAGCTTCGCCACCGCGCGCAGACCGGTCTCGGCCTTGGCCAGGTACTGCACATTCATGGCCTTGGGAATCCAGCGGTGCGTGTCGGGCACCGTGGCCTCGCTCAGCATGCCCATGGCCACCTCGGCCAGGTTGCAGGCCGCGATCGCGTGGTAGGTGCCCAGGTGGTTGTGGATACCGAACCACTTCGGCGAGGTCACCTCGCACAGTCCGGGCTCGAGCCGCACGACGCTCGGCAGCACCGTCCCGAAGTAGGGCACCCGGGCCACCATGCCGAGCGAGAACAGGGTGTGCCCCAGCCGGTTGTCCGGCAGCTTGTTCCAGATCCGATGGGTCGCGGTCGGTTTCGTCATGGCCTTATCTTACTCGG
Protein-coding sequences here:
- a CDS encoding hotdog fold domain-containing protein; this encodes MTKPTATHRIWNKLPDNRLGHTLFSLGMVARVPYFGTVLPSVVRLEPGLCEVTSPKWFGIHNHLGTYHAIAACNLAEVAMGMLSEATVPDTHRWIPKAMNVQYLAKAETGLRAVAKLAEVPDFTRITEGQELVVPVAIYDKHGLEVVHADITTWITPK